The Hypanus sabinus isolate sHypSab1 chromosome 7, sHypSab1.hap1, whole genome shotgun sequence region CTTACTGCATACAACCTAGGGAAGGTGCAAATATCTCATTGCTGACTATCCACTGAAAGGCACCTGGCTTTGACATTCCTGAAAGGTAGCAGACAGCCCTCAGTGGAATCTGTATCAGCTTTGGATAATACAGACACTGATCCTCAAAAGTTATGTATCCTAAAATATCATAGCTTTAAGTCacaaattatgaaaggcattgtATCAGTCTGCAGGAGTTGTTGTTTGTCCATTTGACATCTCTGGAGGCAACTGAGCAGATTGACAGACTGGCAATCCAAGTGTAAGGCTTTTCCTGTCATATCAATGAAAGAAATTGTAATTGAAAGAATTTTACAGATCATATGGTGCTTGTAACTTTTCTAATCAATCTGCTGTCACAACTGGGTTGCTAACTGATAACTGACTTACATAGAAAATGGGTGGttttcagcttgcgcctcttggaGTATGATGGGTACTCTACACAGTTTCTCAAAGCCATTTGTATTGGTAATGATAAATCTTCAGATTTCCTAATGGAGTCAAGAATTTGTGTTGATGTCACACTTTTGGAACAATGTTAAATTGGTGATATTAATCCCAAAATTTTAATGAGAAGGGAGCTCTGTAACATTAATAGTAAAATTCATGTTTAATGAGAATTGGCATtcatttatatttgtaattatacTTGTAATTATAAATTACCCTATTTTTGTGGACTTATTATATCGGACCCAAGCTTTATCAATATTTTGATTTCCTACAGGTGGTCTCTGTAACTTGTGCCTTGACAAACAGAACAAAGAATATATTTTACAGAACAAAGGAGTTCAGGCAGTACTGGACTGCTTATCCAGCTCTAATGAGGAAACTGTGCTGTCTGCCATTACCACGTTAATGTACCTAGTGACTCCTTTGTCCCACCAAGAAATAGCATCAATGCCGGTTATTCAGTGTATGCTACGGTTTTCTCTGTCCAAAAACAAACGACTGAGTAACTTAGCAACTTTGTTTCTAAAAGATGTCTGCTCTTCAGAAGAAGTAGAAAAAGCCGGAAATCTGCAGAATCACACAGCTTTGGGAATACCACTTCCAAAAGAATAGGCTCAGAAAATTCTGATACTTCGGGAAAGGAGTGCATGGACTCATCACTGTGTGATGAACAGTCATTACAAAAATTGCATGTGAATACTGTGTTTTATCTGAATTGTTCAGTTTCTTAATAGTTCATGGTGTGCTTGCTGTAGAGACCATATTGTTAAAATTT contains the following coding sequences:
- the armc7 gene encoding armadillo repeat-containing protein 7, yielding MKFKWKNMNRVRSKPAEWSSIDMATSSQYIQSKSQGQDRFDYLQALVTEFQDTDSQESKEQVLANLANFAYDPSNYQYLRQLQVIDLFLDMLTEENERFVEFGIGGLCNLCLDKQNKEYILQNKGVQAVLDCLSSSNEETVLSAITTLMYLVTPLSHQEIASMPVIQCMLRFSLSKNKRLSNLATLFLKDVCSSEEVEKAGNLQNHTALGIPLPKE